In Elephas maximus indicus isolate mEleMax1 chromosome 4, mEleMax1 primary haplotype, whole genome shotgun sequence, a genomic segment contains:
- the LOC126075590 gene encoding olfactory receptor 6C2-like — MTNHTVITTFILLGMTEDPKLQLVLLVFLFLTYFLCVAGNMTIITLTLLDSHLQTPMYFFLRNFSFLEVSFTSVCIPRFLYNLTTGDKTCTYNACAMQLFFVILFGATEFFLFAAMSYDRYVAICKPLHYTTIMNNKFCTTLLLCCWIASLLIIVPPFGMGLQLEFCDSNLIDSFACDAYPILQITCSDTELIEKVVLAFAVLTLISTLLGVLLSYTYIIRTILKCPSAQQRKKAFSTCSSHMIVVSMSYGSSIFAYIKPSGKEGIALNKVVGLLFTSVVPVLNPFIYTLRNKQVKEAFKDTVKRIAFLIKK, encoded by the coding sequence ATGACAAATCACACAGTGATAACAACATTCATCCTGCTGGGGATGACGGAGGACCCAAAATTACAacttgtgcttttggtatttttatttctcaccTACTTTTTGTGTGTGGCTGGGAACATGACAATTATCACTCTTACACTTTTGGATTCCCATCTTCAAactcccatgtatttttttctccgaaatttctctttcttagaagtCTCATTCACCTCCGTCTGTATTCCCAGATTCCTGTACAACCTGACAACTGGAGATAAAACTTGTACCTACAATGCTTGTGCCATGCAATTGTTTTTTGTTATCCTCTTTGGAGCAACTGAGTTTTTTCTCTTTGCTGCCATGTCCTATGATCGCTACGTGGCCATCTGTAAGCCCCTACATTACACAACCATCATGAACAACAAGTTCTGCACTACACTCCTTCTCTGCTGTTGGATTGCTAGCCTGTTGATTATTGTGCCCCCTTTTGGCATGGGTCTCCAGCTGGAATTCTGTGACTCCAATCTCATTGATAGTTTTGCTTGTGACGCATATCCTATTCTACAGATCACCTGTTCAGACACAGAGCTTATAGAAAAGGTTGTTTTGGCTTTTGCTGTGCTAACACTGATTTCTACCCTACTGGGTGTGCTTCTCTCCTACACATACATCATCAGGACCATTCTAAAATGCCCTTCTGCCCAACAAAGGAAAAAGGCCTTTTCCACCTGTTCTTCTCACATGATTGTGGTTTCCATGAGCTATGGCAGTTCCATCTTCGCCTACATTAAACcttcaggaaaggaaggaatagcTCTTAATAAGGTGGTGGGGCTGCTCTTTACTTCAGTTGTCCCTGTGCTTAACCCTTTCATTTATACACTACGAAACAAGCAGGTAAAGGAAGCCTTCAAAGATACCGTAAAAAGGATTGCATTTCTCATAAAGAAGTAA